From a single Calothrix sp. NIES-2098 genomic region:
- a CDS encoding RNA polymerase sigma-70 factor, ECF subfamily protein, with product MCNWRLGIKHSPSKRAVFMSDLETFNQHRSLLFAIAYRMLGTVTDAEDMVQETFLRWHQTAQTTVKSAKTYLATITTRLCIDRLRSAHVQREKYVGTWLPEPIVTQQTADPVDQLELADSLSMAFLVVLERLSPIERAVFLLREVFDYDYDEIAQIVGKSQANCRQIFKRSRQHISDRRPRFPVSDRQQEEITAQFVKASTQGNLQGLLALLAKDVTYWSDGGGKVVAALKPLQGAMKVGKFLLALRSKWLSTSISQIAGINGQPGIILFVNDRIHSVTTFEIFDGYIQSVYTIRNPDKLKRIAEKLNCQSEMNPKPMSSNAQNNFTDLAT from the coding sequence ATGTGCAATTGGCGCTTGGGCATTAAGCACTCTCCGTCGAAGAGAGCAGTTTTTATGAGCGATCTCGAAACCTTTAACCAGCATCGTTCTTTATTATTTGCGATCGCCTACCGTATGTTAGGAACTGTTACCGATGCTGAAGACATGGTGCAAGAAACCTTCCTCCGTTGGCACCAAACAGCCCAAACAACAGTAAAATCTGCCAAAACCTATCTGGCAACCATTACCACCCGCCTCTGTATCGATCGTTTGCGTTCAGCCCACGTGCAACGAGAAAAGTACGTTGGGACGTGGCTACCAGAACCAATCGTGACTCAACAAACTGCCGATCCCGTTGATCAGTTAGAATTGGCAGATTCGCTTTCAATGGCGTTTTTAGTCGTTCTAGAACGCTTATCGCCGATTGAACGAGCTGTATTTCTCCTGCGAGAAGTGTTTGATTATGACTACGATGAAATTGCCCAGATAGTAGGGAAGAGTCAGGCTAACTGCCGTCAAATCTTCAAGCGATCGCGCCAGCATATTAGCGATCGCCGCCCCCGCTTTCCTGTCTCTGATCGGCAACAGGAGGAAATCACAGCGCAATTTGTGAAAGCTTCCACCCAAGGCAATTTACAAGGTTTGCTAGCACTTCTGGCAAAAGATGTTACTTATTGGTCTGATGGTGGTGGAAAGGTTGTCGCAGCTCTCAAACCGTTACAAGGAGCGATGAAAGTAGGCAAATTTCTGCTGGCACTTCGCAGTAAATGGCTTTCAACATCGATTAGTCAAATCGCTGGAATCAATGGGCAACCTGGCATCATCTTGTTTGTCAACGATCGCATTCACAGTGTGACAACCTTTGAAATTTTCGATGGCTACATTCAATCTGTCTACACGATCAGGAATCCAGACAAGTTGAAGCGAATCGCTGAAAAGCTGAATTGCCAATCTGA
- a CDS encoding 4-carboxymuconolactone decarboxylase domain protein, giving the protein MQSRMELKVESAAYRAMVQLERYVRSSGINPTLLELIKIRASQINGCAYCIDMHTKDARLNGETEQRIYALNAWRETPFFTDEERAVLAFTEAVTSIATHQVTDEIYNEVSRYFTPDEVANLLMAIVTINSWNRIAITTRMLPGSYEPGALQHKKGVAEKLSV; this is encoded by the coding sequence ATGCAAAGCCGAATGGAACTTAAAGTTGAATCCGCTGCTTACCGAGCGATGGTTCAACTAGAACGGTATGTCAGAAGTAGTGGCATTAACCCAACGCTACTGGAACTAATTAAAATTCGCGCATCACAAATCAATGGCTGTGCGTATTGTATCGATATGCATACCAAAGATGCCAGACTCAATGGTGAAACAGAGCAACGAATCTACGCCCTCAATGCTTGGCGAGAAACACCATTTTTTACAGATGAGGAACGGGCAGTTTTGGCGTTCACAGAAGCTGTCACCTCGATTGCGACTCATCAAGTTACTGATGAAATTTACAACGAAGTCAGCCGTTATTTTACTCCCGACGAAGTTGCTAATTTACTAATGGCGATCGTGACGATCAATAGCTGGAATCGTATTGCCATTACGACTCGAATGCTTCCGGGTAGCTATGAGCCAGGAGCATTGCAGCACAAGAAAGGTGTTGCTGAAAAACTTTCTGTGTAG
- a CDS encoding ThiJ/PfpI domain-containing protein — translation MEKQIVHLFIFNTLADWEIGFAVAGINNPAFQKHPGRYRIQTVGLDAEPVTTIGGVTILPDITLDELNSSAMLILPGGEVWNAGKNAEILETVKALLVSGIPIAAICGATAGLARAGILDDKPHTSNASEYLQATNYRGAAFYQNQPAVTAGDVITANSTAPLEFAYHIFKKLDIYDTPILEAWYALFKTGDASYYFTLQKLRSPST, via the coding sequence ATGGAAAAGCAAATCGTTCATTTATTCATATTTAATACCCTTGCTGATTGGGAAATTGGTTTTGCTGTTGCGGGAATCAACAACCCAGCATTTCAAAAACATCCCGGACGTTATCGCATTCAAACTGTTGGCTTAGATGCTGAACCTGTGACAACGATTGGGGGTGTGACGATTCTACCGGATATCACCCTCGACGAACTAAACTCAAGTGCCATGCTGATTCTGCCAGGGGGGGAAGTATGGAATGCAGGCAAAAATGCTGAAATCTTAGAAACAGTAAAAGCGTTATTAGTTTCAGGTATCCCAATTGCAGCGATTTGTGGCGCGACAGCAGGGTTAGCGCGTGCTGGCATCTTGGATGACAAACCCCACACCAGCAATGCTTCAGAGTATTTGCAAGCCACAAACTATCGCGGAGCAGCCTTTTATCAAAATCAACCTGCGGTGACTGCTGGCGATGTCATTACCGCTAACTCAACAGCACCGTTGGAATTTGCTTACCACATCTTCAAAAAGCTTGATATTTACGATACCCCAATTTTGGAAGCCTGGTATGCACTTTTTAAGACAGGTGATGCTTCCTATTATTTCACCTTGCAAAAATTGAGAAGCCCATCAACTTAA
- a CDS encoding transcriptional regulator, LuxR family with TPR repeats, whose protein sequence is MSGSLCEAVVGEDGMNGAEILEQLERQNLFVITLDANHTWYRYHHLFAESLRHILHRIEPDGGGKYHYRAAQWYEQQGYITEAIQHAISAKAFEYAASLIEQEVQTKENPRIDALFLRNVLNELPAQLTDSRPWLLVAKAWAAFTSSQFPDAIAIVQTLERLLNQGIDPTENSDRLWGLVVALKGMQARQQGNTAESVAFMEKALHLLPSDNSWLRSLILLNLGVTYFVGDNYQGAKQLLKEVSYIGKVRGTADPAIAGLYLQAQFLALRGKLDDATSLCQQGLELATERRWLATYAGVLVQVALADLLREQNQLADAAQHLTQSIERAIQNQQPGLMMGYITLARVRQAQGDFPAAWAAIHGAEHCQLWVWPTILAVEACKVRLYLAAGNLDAAIAWVEKSNLSVEGKLRYSITEQYPTVSELNYLTYARLLLAYGQLQDALGLLKRLYKFAQAGGRTIRMMETLLLQALVLQAQGDREESVNYLNQALNIPHQGNYIRLFLDEGKPMAELLQQAVSKNIHSSEVNRLLAAFGSLAPKKSTLIPALIEQLTDRELEVLNYLATGMSNQAIADQLFVSLAAVKWHARNIYGKLEVKNRTQAVTKARELRLLS, encoded by the coding sequence ATGTCTGGCTCCCTGTGTGAAGCAGTTGTGGGAGAAGATGGAATGAATGGAGCCGAGATTTTAGAGCAATTAGAACGTCAAAACTTATTTGTAATTACACTAGACGCTAACCACACCTGGTATCGCTATCACCATCTATTTGCTGAGTCATTGCGTCACATTCTGCACCGGATAGAACCGGATGGCGGCGGGAAGTATCATTATCGTGCTGCCCAATGGTACGAACAGCAGGGATATATTACAGAAGCCATTCAACACGCCATTTCAGCAAAAGCGTTTGAGTATGCAGCCAGTTTAATTGAGCAAGAAGTTCAAACAAAAGAAAACCCTCGAATTGATGCACTCTTTTTGCGAAATGTCCTGAACGAATTACCCGCACAACTAACTGATAGTCGTCCCTGGTTACTTGTAGCCAAAGCTTGGGCAGCGTTCACCTCTTCCCAATTTCCAGATGCGATCGCGATCGTTCAAACTCTGGAACGATTACTCAATCAAGGCATTGATCCCACTGAAAACAGCGATCGCCTTTGGGGTTTAGTTGTCGCACTCAAAGGAATGCAAGCCCGTCAGCAAGGAAATACAGCAGAATCAGTTGCATTCATGGAAAAAGCCTTGCATTTATTGCCGTCAGACAATTCTTGGTTGCGATCGCTAATTCTTCTCAATCTGGGCGTCACTTATTTTGTTGGCGATAATTATCAGGGAGCAAAGCAATTACTTAAAGAAGTTAGCTACATTGGCAAGGTACGAGGCACAGCCGATCCGGCGATCGCTGGGCTTTATTTACAAGCACAGTTTCTCGCATTACGAGGAAAACTAGATGATGCAACTTCCCTGTGCCAGCAAGGTTTAGAACTAGCAACGGAACGCCGTTGGTTAGCAACCTATGCCGGAGTACTGGTGCAAGTAGCCTTGGCTGATTTATTAAGAGAGCAAAATCAATTAGCAGATGCGGCACAACATCTAACTCAAAGCATCGAGCGTGCTATCCAGAATCAGCAACCTGGATTGATGATGGGCTATATTACACTGGCACGAGTACGCCAAGCGCAAGGAGACTTTCCGGCGGCGTGGGCGGCGATTCATGGAGCTGAACACTGTCAATTGTGGGTTTGGCCTACCATCCTGGCAGTAGAAGCCTGTAAGGTGAGATTGTATTTGGCAGCAGGAAATTTAGATGCCGCGATCGCTTGGGTAGAGAAAAGTAATCTGAGTGTAGAGGGTAAACTGCGCTACAGCATCACTGAACAGTATCCGACTGTTTCCGAACTCAATTACTTAACCTATGCCAGATTGCTGCTGGCTTACGGTCAATTACAAGATGCTCTGGGATTGCTGAAGCGACTGTATAAATTTGCTCAGGCAGGTGGGCGAACTATCCGCATGATGGAAACTTTGCTGTTACAGGCGTTGGTTTTGCAGGCTCAAGGAGATAGGGAAGAATCTGTCAATTACCTGAATCAAGCCCTAAATATTCCTCACCAAGGGAATTACATTCGTCTGTTTTTGGATGAAGGAAAACCAATGGCAGAGTTATTGCAACAGGCTGTCTCCAAGAATATTCATTCCTCGGAAGTGAATCGTTTGTTAGCTGCATTTGGTTCACTTGCGCCCAAGAAATCTACTTTAATCCCAGCTTTGATTGAGCAATTAACTGACCGCGAGCTAGAAGTACTGAATTATCTAGCAACCGGAATGTCAAATCAAGCGATCGCAGACCAACTATTTGTAAGTTTGGCGGCAGTCAAATGGCACGCCCGTAATATCTACGGCAAGTTAGAAGTAAAAAATCGCACTCAAGCTGTGACAAAAGCCAGAGAATTACGGCTTTTATCCTAG
- a CDS encoding transcriptional regulator, LuxR family with TPR repeats, translated as MVSPLLVTKLHLPSSRSPLVQRKRLWEKLDWGLTSRLILISAAAGFGKTTVLSEWAHQTQAFVSWLSLDEQDNDPTRFWTYIIAALQQNIQDIGEATLAMLRSSEPFPFEVFLTPLINELAQLETALILVLDDYHLITTPEIHDSLTFFLEHLPTQIHLAIATRVDPPLPLARLRVRSQLTELRAEDLRFTDEEAVTFWHQSVSQPLTDAQIATLQTQTEGWVAGLQLAMLSLRDSISHDVFINSFGGNKRYILDYLVEEV; from the coding sequence ATGGTTAGCCCCCTGTTAGTAACCAAGTTGCATCTTCCATCGTCACGTTCGCCTTTGGTGCAGCGGAAACGTTTGTGGGAGAAATTAGATTGGGGATTAACCAGCAGGCTGATTCTAATTTCGGCTGCGGCTGGCTTTGGTAAAACAACTGTGCTGAGTGAATGGGCGCATCAAACTCAAGCATTTGTAAGTTGGCTCTCTTTGGATGAACAAGATAACGATCCCACGCGCTTTTGGACATATATTATTGCCGCTTTGCAGCAGAATATTCAGGATATTGGAGAAGCTACGCTGGCGATGTTGCGATCGAGCGAACCTTTTCCATTTGAGGTATTTTTAACACCTTTAATCAATGAATTAGCGCAACTAGAAACAGCATTAATTCTCGTTTTGGATGATTATCATCTAATTACAACTCCCGAAATTCATGACTCACTGACTTTTTTTCTGGAGCATTTACCAACACAGATTCATTTGGCGATCGCAACTCGTGTCGATCCACCGCTACCTTTAGCCAGATTGCGCGTCCGCAGTCAGTTAACCGAACTGCGGGCAGAAGACTTACGCTTCACTGATGAAGAAGCTGTAACATTCTGGCATCAGAGCGTGTCACAGCCGTTAACAGACGCTCAGATAGCAACCCTACAAACGCAAACTGAAGGCTGGGTTGCTGGGTTACAACTAGCTATGCTTTCTCTACGTGATAGTATTTCTCACGACGTATTCATTAACTCCTTTGGAGGGAATAAGCGCTATATCTTAGATTATCTAGTCGAGGAAGTTTGA
- a CDS encoding rhodanese domain-containing protein, which yields MLFGFLNTNGEQRDNALWRSQQHESVNTQLLISPQELTSLLAENSSQIVIIDTRSQEDYAISHIPNSINIRDFFTYLLENSSPAGFKKLQEHFTEILSRLGISGTEWLIVYEDTFNRGYGQSCRAAFLLKYLGCAQVSILHGGYRAWLRAGLSTTDEVALRESSIFKLHPNPEMIVTTSEMLEAINNPEIIKLDVRDRSEWVGLSSSPYAPDFCPRKGRIPNAVWLEWHRLMTSDSEISMFRSKDEILEICESVGITTNSVVYVYCFKGSRAANTLIALELAGISARNYFGSWNEWSIDFSLPIDSRVIKENEK from the coding sequence TTGTTATTTGGCTTTCTCAATACAAATGGGGAGCAACGCGATAATGCTTTATGGCGATCGCAGCAGCATGAAAGCGTGAATACTCAACTCCTCATTTCTCCTCAAGAACTTACATCTCTATTAGCAGAAAACTCATCACAGATTGTCATTATCGATACGCGAAGTCAAGAAGATTATGCTATTTCTCATATTCCTAATTCAATCAATATTAGAGATTTTTTTACCTATCTTTTAGAAAATTCCTCACCAGCAGGATTTAAAAAATTACAAGAGCATTTTACAGAAATTCTCAGCAGGTTAGGAATATCTGGCACAGAATGGTTAATTGTTTATGAAGACACTTTCAATCGAGGTTATGGTCAATCTTGTCGTGCAGCTTTCTTATTGAAGTATTTGGGTTGCGCTCAGGTGTCTATTTTACACGGAGGATATAGAGCATGGTTGAGGGCTGGATTATCTACTACTGATGAAGTAGCATTACGTGAAAGTAGCATATTTAAATTGCATCCCAACCCTGAGATGATCGTGACTACCAGCGAAATGTTGGAAGCAATTAATAATCCAGAAATTATTAAATTAGATGTGCGCGATCGCTCAGAATGGGTTGGGTTAAGTTCTTCTCCCTACGCTCCTGATTTTTGCCCCCGTAAAGGTAGAATTCCTAATGCTGTGTGGCTAGAATGGCATCGTCTGATGACATCAGATTCAGAAATCTCTATGTTTCGCTCAAAAGACGAAATCTTAGAAATTTGTGAATCTGTTGGTATTACTACTAATTCTGTTGTATACGTATACTGTTTTAAAGGTTCCAGGGCGGCGAATACTTTAATTGCTCTGGAACTTGCAGGAATTTCTGCTAGAAATTATTTTGGGTCTTGGAATGAATGGTCTATTGACTTTTCGCTACCAATTGATAGCAGAGTCATCAAAGAAAATGAAAAGTAG
- the gidB gene encoding glucose-inhibited division protein B — translation MTNTLPEMAEIWQETLNWQPTAQQQLKFQQLYELILEGNRQLNLTRITEPQEFWEKHLWDSLRGIAPQQQFISSLKEGASAIDIGTGAGFPGIPVAIAAPNCTITLLDSTRKKINFIEKILTELGLSNAKTLVGRAEEIGQQPQHRQSYDLAFIRAVGSASACAEYTLPLLKKGGLAVIYRGNWTEEETTALENTVSQLGGEIEAIAQFITPLSKSIRHCLYLRKIATTPATFPRAVGVPTQKPL, via the coding sequence ATGACAAATACATTGCCTGAAATGGCAGAAATCTGGCAAGAAACTCTCAATTGGCAACCTACAGCCCAACAGCAATTAAAATTTCAGCAGCTTTATGAATTAATTCTTGAGGGGAACCGCCAATTAAATTTAACTCGCATCACCGAACCTCAAGAGTTTTGGGAGAAACACCTGTGGGATTCGCTACGGGGAATTGCGCCACAGCAGCAATTTATTTCTTCCTTGAAAGAGGGTGCGTCTGCGATTGATATTGGCACGGGTGCAGGTTTTCCTGGTATTCCAGTGGCGATCGCTGCACCAAATTGCACAATTACACTGTTAGATTCAACTCGCAAAAAAATTAATTTTATCGAAAAAATATTGACTGAACTTGGTCTAAGTAATGCCAAAACTCTCGTTGGTAGAGCTGAAGAAATTGGTCAACAACCTCAGCATCGACAAAGTTACGATCTTGCCTTCATTCGTGCTGTCGGTTCAGCTTCCGCCTGTGCAGAATACACTCTACCATTGCTCAAAAAAGGTGGTTTAGCAGTAATTTACCGTGGTAATTGGACTGAAGAGGAAACCACAGCTTTAGAAAATACTGTTAGCCAATTGGGTGGTGAAATTGAAGCGATCGCACAATTTATTACTCCTTTAAGTAAAAGTATTCGTCACTGCTTGTACTTGCGTAAAATAGCAACCACACCAGCTACTTTTCCTCGTGCTGTTGGTGTACCTACTCAAAAGCCGCTTTGA
- a CDS encoding ABC transporter-like protein — protein MLYLRNLTYHPTACPTAILKAINLELPPQKLGLIIGPSGSGKSTLLEILSGLAEPTSGGVFWREQELLSEQLQQLAGLVFQFPERHFCGGTILEELRLGHPELRSEQVRQALSEVGLEHLSLSAKPHALSGGQQRRLALAVQLIRQPNLLLLDEPTAGLDWSMRRQLVNLLAKLKQDWTLLVVTHDAGDMLAIADSCWTLNHGELKSVDPAILKAKVQEPQPAV, from the coding sequence ATGCTCTATCTCAGAAATCTGACTTATCACCCAACAGCCTGCCCAACAGCGATTCTCAAAGCCATCAACTTGGAATTACCACCCCAAAAGCTAGGTTTGATTATTGGGCCAAGTGGTTCTGGTAAAAGTACCTTACTAGAAATTTTATCTGGACTAGCCGAACCAACTTCTGGCGGAGTCTTCTGGCGCGAACAGGAACTCCTATCCGAACAACTACAACAATTGGCTGGGTTGGTATTTCAGTTTCCAGAGCGACATTTCTGTGGCGGTACGATTTTAGAAGAACTGCGCTTAGGCCATCCAGAATTGAGGTCAGAGCAAGTTAGGCAGGCGCTTAGTGAAGTAGGATTAGAGCATTTATCACTGTCAGCAAAACCTCATGCATTGAGTGGTGGACAGCAGCGACGTCTAGCCTTAGCGGTACAGTTAATTCGCCAACCTAATTTACTGTTATTAGATGAACCGACAGCCGGCTTAGATTGGTCAATGCGTCGGCAGTTAGTAAATTTATTAGCAAAGCTCAAACAAGATTGGACATTGTTAGTAGTAACACACGATGCCGGAGATATGTTAGCGATCGCAGATAGTTGTTGGACACTCAACCACGGTGAACTAAAATCAGTCGATCCCGCAATACTGAAAGCTAAAGTACAAGAACCCCAACCGGCTGTGTAA
- a CDS encoding TPR repeat-containing protein, protein MAKWFSAPHATVFARITSFAQATFTAAIAFNLSLNPAFAGDPFRTSNPHNIGDKTEAAFKAVFQKGNYPEADSYIQQALSSEPNEPLAYAMKASLAYANKDLNTLETYSTKTLEIGQKLIASDPLRGNLYTAVGNFLEGAVIITRQGTGGAAQALGKLRQVYQYLDKAEAISANDPELNLIKGYMDLLLAVNLPFTNPDEAIQRLETNAAPRYLVDRGIAIAYRDLKNYSQALDYANRALKATSDNPELYYLKAQILSAQGKRQNNRQTLQDAIAHFDKALSKKSQLPADLAKQIEHERNSANNSLKSQN, encoded by the coding sequence ATGGCTAAATGGTTTTCGGCTCCTCACGCCACTGTGTTTGCTAGAATTACAAGCTTTGCTCAAGCAACTTTTACCGCTGCGATCGCATTTAATTTATCGCTCAATCCTGCGTTTGCTGGCGATCCCTTTAGAACTAGCAACCCGCATAACATTGGTGACAAAACAGAAGCCGCATTTAAAGCAGTTTTTCAAAAAGGCAACTATCCAGAGGCAGACAGTTATATCCAACAAGCCCTATCTAGCGAGCCAAATGAACCTTTAGCCTATGCGATGAAGGCATCTTTAGCATATGCGAATAAGGATTTAAACACATTAGAAACATACAGCACAAAAACCCTAGAAATTGGACAAAAGTTGATTGCTAGCGATCCATTACGGGGTAATTTATACACAGCAGTCGGTAACTTTTTAGAAGGAGCAGTAATTATCACGCGTCAAGGTACAGGCGGTGCAGCACAAGCTTTAGGGAAGCTGCGACAAGTCTATCAATATTTAGACAAAGCAGAAGCAATTTCTGCCAACGATCCAGAACTCAATTTGATTAAAGGTTATATGGATTTACTCCTAGCTGTAAATCTGCCTTTTACTAATCCAGATGAAGCAATTCAACGTCTAGAAACAAACGCTGCTCCCCGTTATTTAGTGGATCGAGGTATTGCTATAGCCTACCGCGATCTCAAAAATTACTCCCAAGCTTTGGATTATGCCAACCGTGCTTTAAAAGCAACCTCTGATAACCCAGAACTGTATTATCTCAAAGCTCAAATTCTGAGTGCGCAAGGAAAGAGACAAAATAACCGACAAACGCTTCAAGATGCGATCGCTCATTTTGACAAAGCCTTGAGCAAAAAATCTCAACTCCCAGCGGATTTAGCCAAACAAATCGAACACGAACGCAATAGCGCTAACAATAGCCTCAAAAGTCAAAATTAG
- a CDS encoding NUDIX hydrolase has translation MSKLGEIRVLVLGLIRHGDGGANAKGERIFVSEGYDPVEQSTFYRALGGGVDFGEPSILALQREFQEEIQADLTNICYLGCIENIFTFNGRQGHEIILLYQCDFADPSFYELDSLIFSESETHKHRALWIDINRFKSGELRLVPEEFFNYL, from the coding sequence ATGAGCAAATTAGGGGAAATCAGGGTTTTAGTCTTAGGACTGATTCGGCATGGCGATGGCGGAGCCAACGCCAAAGGCGAACGCATATTTGTTTCTGAAGGCTACGACCCTGTAGAGCAATCAACATTTTATCGCGCTTTAGGTGGTGGTGTTGATTTTGGCGAACCTAGCATTTTAGCTTTACAACGAGAATTCCAAGAAGAAATTCAAGCAGACTTAACTAATATTTGTTATCTAGGTTGTATTGAAAATATCTTTACATTTAATGGTAGGCAAGGTCACGAAATTATTTTACTTTACCAATGTGATTTTGCCGATCCCAGCTTTTATGAATTAGATAGCCTCATATTTTCTGAGTCTGAGACTCATAAACATCGGGCACTTTGGATCGATATTAACCGTTTTAAATCAGGAGAGTTAAGATTAGTGCCCGAAGAATTTTTCAATTATTTATAA